From a region of the Besnoitia besnoiti strain Bb-Ger1 chromosome I, whole genome shotgun sequence genome:
- a CDS encoding hypothetical protein (encoded by transcript BESB_006540) gives MESSSTRRDTVPGTDVHDHRFKIYKIQFCRFALAGRCRRGSSCTFAHSLEDLRVRPLMKKTKICAAWRKKACPFDDESCKFAHGAGDLQKGKPALCELFRAGKCHKGPQCRFAHHVDEISTDFAPHTADAVQRALPKNLADPPILKRLLFPRDAKSLPFGEGSAGARAGGEEERATDDGVEGLSAVDSEGSDARLRRKEDHDTRERGRKRGHEALSQAAEMETPTQADAHAADAADCGLVEGPPTLLAASHVRPASAGYAEAEAGENSEDTHGVMRPRAAPLDSHATYLGPSPRLCEPSSCCLLSSASSPHSKRRGKHAPRATSSPFHSRAEPNGSVSACALSASRPPSVPLLGDGASSPSLSSLLPRPAAAAPSGFEKREGVYPLSERPPAFGSARPARLSFSPSAGSRALEQLGRHEKRGALLNPPCPPHVHPGGLLSPAFAACCSGAARADASPKTRDEGEGGVETEMCMPSLLRERGRPASGVGAAHKLRLPAKPGAPSSVPDGTKCCRKPPSSSSASSSASSEPSSSGFAPIYCGFGGQGRGGKALATPSAPAPRCDPGCTLPRPQERSGASDSVGFPMPSSSASSACSALAFPRTLPLPPKACDSARVSAIPMAPCEVSRGGARVAAAGGRSEQTAPAEVTVAAQSPSPSSSLESSRSAKAAALPRKRAGPADDPSQSSERSGKGDTFLRSASARAQRPASSSLPPRALASAVSLPPRAVASAVSLPAHRGGGRLPLGEDAPGCAARTDASVCMPPDLASAVQEPCLPASKPASSGPSHPCCLPPQKAIELRATPARRRDEAKARHVGAAGKKDASASPLTRTHGASPPGHCSHADAAVASPHNAPGCCGQHERIPASFLPSSFCAPTPSPLICFDSGTQIAAVNVCPIVRAPDTGATFTGREGDGKREAEGAERPVAPRPCAVYFGDLGSYVATLRESPSELSRMPPPVQIPLLPAWSSLLAHRPSASFAASPSSASCAVSSPTFSASPALSAFTVSSCGVSTDSRPCCRTTGTANTTASFHSSSPSSASPSASLPLPPLATSLLPVLPAASSLAAAPARTKLAHSTDREGERHDTSKREAADRGDADGRSEEEGSGSPPWTLKKTGKGKHGVGLSPSRKSRAQGSPIKREECGMSPYPANPEAGAAAAEGRTERPSDDAQGGDAPSLFSRPSLSPPSPAHPFPAWSSLVSTPGCGNAIVLRSSSPAPPVGLICLSASPAASPPRLLSAATSAPPPAVKLSEPDEAPAPMLSPSVSLPPCQPPTLGGAASATSQPYPLTSIPASYPAFSSAGGVALPPPTSSCEFPARPVPPSFLAPFLPSQAAVPQVFPACAAGEPSAPGSSSLPSSLSPPSLSASSTSSASLASSSLAASHIYSLSAAPPSFFAAPPPGKPFGPAPPPHVSPAVFFTSQFASRGEGDVVASAFPPPSSGAVTFAAPLPPSLVPSFPFAPPPPVLFFAEQPARFDSLEATHEMHSPAGRRTLGRRAQGAGRESDAMGGEAELLSAPPLSPRYSRARSPAHLSTSSPVLPRLVASPGGATEAAAERAEDLARNGEWRREGCESSSAEGWRDAAGAAASAGGGVHTPRSPGVDAETAEDAERCSVRRQIPFLAPAKALQGAEQAAPAYFLSPAPDGCLACEGRRGAGSESDREGERVYARPTPGRRGSSGEGAKSFGFSQCAAEAALSSTCALGGRADEETPHKDEAAAAGEAPNCSGASPFQAAADDACAERCEGSEEAQTVVPVGAELAPTVFVPLPGFEDGAEENAAPVLYPFFYPDLSYLEIISAVRLHPHILPLLQGVASAQYED, from the exons ATGGAATCCTCTAGCACGCGACGAGACACCGTGCCCGGCACGGATGTCCACGACCACCGATTCAA AATCTACAAAATCCAGTTCTGCCGCTTCGCTCTGGCGGGACGCTGTCGGCGAGGTAGCTCTTGCACCTTCGCCCACTCGCTGGAAGACCTTCGCGTGCGCCCGCTGATGAAAAAAACCAAGATctgcgcggcgtggagaAAAAAGGCCTGCCCGTTCGACGACGAGTCCTGCAAATTCGCACATGGAGCAGGCGACCTCCAAAAGGGAAAACCCGCGCTCTGCGAACTTTTCAGGGCAG GTAAATGCCACAAAGGGCCGCAGTGTCGCTTCGCACACCACGTGGATGAGATCAGCACCGACTTTGCGCCGCACACAGCCGACGCTGTCCAGCGGGCGCTTCCGAAGAACCTCGCAGACCCGCCAATCCTGAAGCGCCTGTTGTTTCCGCGCGATGCAAAGTCTCTGCCTTTcggagagggcagcgcgggcgcgcgggctggcggcgaggaggaacgcgCCACAGACGACGGGGTCGAGGGGCTCAGCGCGGTCGACAGCGAGGGtagcgacgcgcggctgcggcggaaggaggACCACGACacccgcgagagaggaaggaagcgtGGGCATGAGGCGCTCTCGCAGGCTGCGGAGatggagacgccgacgcaagCAGACGCCCACGCCGCGGATGCCGCGGACTGCGGCCTGGTAGAAGGCCCGCCGACTCTTCTTGCCGCCAGCCACGTGCGcccggcctccgcgggttacgcggaagcggaggcgggcgagaaCAGCGAGGACACTCACGGGGTGATGCGCCCGcgtgccgcgcctctcgactCGCACGCGACCTACTTGGgtccctctcctcgcctctgcgagcCGAGCTCCTGCTGtctgctctcctccgcctcttcgccgcattCCAAGCGCAGAGGGAAGCATGCACCGCGCGCGACGTCTTCGCCGTTCCACTCAAGGGCCGAGCCGAACGGCTCCGTTTCCGCTTGtgccctctctgcctcgcgccctccgtctGTCCCTCTGCTCGGTGATGGGGCGTCATCTCCCTCGCTGAGCTCGCTTCTgccgcgtcctgcggcggcggctccgtcGGGATTCGAGAAGCGGGAGGGTGTTTACCCGTTGAgcgagcggccgccagcCTTCGGgtccgcgcggcctgcgcgtctgtccTTTTCTCCGTCGGCGGGCTCCCGGGCTCTCGAGCAGTTGGGCAGACacgagaagcgcggcgcgctgttGAACCCACCCTGCCCGCCGCATGTCCATCCTGGAGGGCTGCTGTCCCCTGCCTTTGCGGCGTGTTGTTCGGGGGCAGCGAGAGCTGACGCCTCGCCGAAGACtcgcgacgagggagaggggggagtGGAGACCGAGATGTGCATGCCGTCTTTGCTGCGGGAGCGagggaggcccgcgagcggcgtTGGGGCGGCCCACAAGCTGCGTCTTCCCGCCAAgcccggcgcgccgtcgtcggtcCCAGACGGCACGAAGTGTTGTCGGAagccgccttcttcctcttcggcctcttcttccgcgtcttcggaGCCCTCTTCGTCCGGATTTGCGCCCATTTACTGTGGCTTCGGCGGGCAGGGAAGGGGCGGCAAGGCGCTTGCGactccctctgcgccggcgcctcgctgcgacCCGGGATGCACGCTGCCTCGTCCGCaggagcgcagcggcgcgagcgacagcgtCGGCTTCCCGATGCcgtcctcttccgcctcttcggctTGCTCTGCACTCGCATTCCCGCggacgctgccgctgccgccgaaggcctgcgacagcgcgcggGTCTCCGCGATCCCTATGGCGCCCTGCGAGGtctcgagaggcggcgcccgcgtcgccgctgcaggggGAAGAAGCGAGCAGACGGCACCCGCTGAGGTGACCGTGGCCGCgcagtcgccgtcgccctcttcgtcgctggagtcctcgcgctctgcgaAGGCCGCTGCACTCCCTCGCAAGAGGGCAGGGCCTGCAGACGATCCGTCGCAGAGCAGCGAGCGGAGTGGGAAGGGGGACACGTTTCTTcggtccgcctccgcgcgcgcccagcgtccggcgtcgtcctcgctgcctccgcgcgccctcgcctccgctgtctcgctgcctccccgcgccgtcgcctccgctgtctcgctgccggcgcatcgaggcggagggcgtctGCCGTtgggcgaggacgcgcctgGGTGTGCTGCGAGAACCGACGCCTCAGTGTGCATGCCCCCCGacctcgccagcgccgtcCAGGAGCCGTGCCTCCCTGCCTCAAAACCCGCTTCCAGCGGCCCTAGCCACCCCTGTTGCCTTCCCCCGCAGAAGGCCATCgagctgcgggcgacgccggcgcgtcgtcgtgacgaggcgaaggcgcgtcaCGTGGGAGCGGCGGGGAAGAAGGatgcctcggcctcgcctttGACCAGGACCCACGGAGCGTCTCCTCCAGGCCACTGCAGCCACGCTGACGCGGCGGTGGCCTCGCCTCACAACGCGCCGGGCTGCTGTGGGCAGCACGAGCGCATCCCTGCGTCGTTCCTTCCGTcctccttctgcgcgccgACTCCATCCCCGCTAATTTGTTTTGACTCAGGGACTCAGATCGCGGCCGTCAATGTCTGCCCAATCGTCCGTGCGCCGGACACAGGGGCGACCTTCACGGGGCGTGAAGGAGACGGGAAGAGAGAAGctgagggcgcggagagacccgtggcgccgcgaccTTGCGCGGTGTACTTCGGGGACCTGGGCTCCTACGTGGCGACCCTGAGAGAGAGCCCCTCGGAGTTGTCGCGAATGCCGCCTCCGGTGCAGATTCCGTTGCTCCCAGCTTGGTCCTCGCTGCTTGCGCATcgcccctctgcgtcgttcgccgcgtcgccgtcctcggccTCTTGCGCGGTGTCTTCGCCGAcgttctccgcgtcgcccgcgctctccgccttcaCGGTCTcgtcctgcggcgtctcgaCAGACTCGCGGCCATGCTGCCGCACCACGGGGACGGCCAACACCACTGCGTCCTTCCACTCCTCatcgccgtcttccgcctcgccgtcggcctcCCTGCCACTGCCTCCGCTCGCCACGTCGCTGCTTCCGGTGTTGCCGGCCGCGAGCTCTctggctgcagcgcccgcgaggacGAAACTCGCCCACtcgacagacagagagggagaacgGCACGACACctcgaagagagaggcagccgaccgaggagacgcagacgggcGCTCAGAGGAAGAGGGAAGCGGCTCCCCGCCCTggacgctgaagaagacCGGAAAAGGGAAGCATGGGGTAGGCCTCAGTCCCTCTCGAAAAAGCCGCGCCCAGGGAAGTCCGATCAAACGCGAGGAGTGTGGGATGTCTCCTTACCCCGCGAACcccgaggccggcgccgcagcggcggaggggcgcaCAGAGAGACCTTCGGATGATGCacaaggcggcgacgcgccttcgctcttcaGCCGCCCTTCGttgtctcctccctcgcctgcgcatcCGTTTCCCGCGTGGTCGTCCCTCGTGTCGACTCCAGGGTGCGGCAACGCCATCGTTCTTCGTTCTTCCTCGCCAGCGCCCCCAGTCGGTTTGAtttgtctctccgcgtcgcccgcggcgtcgccgcctcgtctcctctcagctgcgacttctgcgcctccgccagccgtCAAGCTCAGCGAGCcagacgaggcgcccgcgcctatgctgtctccgtctgtgtctctgccgccATGTCAGCCGCCAACGCTTGggggcgcggcctcggcaaCCAGCCAGCCGTATCCTCTCACTTCGATTCCCGCCTCGTACCCCGCCTTCTcgtccgctggcggcgtcgcgttACCTCCCCCGACTTCGTCTTGCGAATTCCCTGCGAGGCCGGTGCCGCCCTCTTTCCTTGCGCCGTTTCTACCGTCCCAGGCAGCTGTGCCGCAGGTCTTTCCAGCGTGTGCGGCCGGCGAGCCGAGCGCACCGGGCTCGTCCTCGttgccttcgtctctctctccgccctctctgtctgcttcctcgacgtcttcagcgtccctcgcgtcttcgtcgctcgcggcgtctcacATCTACTCGTtatctgcggcgcctccgtccttcttcgccgcgccgccgccgggaaAGCCCTTcgggcccgcgccgccgccccacgtctcgcctgcggtcTTCTTCACTTCGCAGTTCGCCAGCaggggagagggcgacgtcgtcgcgtcggcctttcctccgccctcttcAGGCGCCGTcaccttcgccgcgccccttcctccctcgctcgtgccctccttccccttcgcgcctccgcctccagtCTTGTTCTTCGCTGAACAGCCCGCCCGGTTCGACAGCCTCGAGGCCACCCACGAGATGCACTCCCCGGCGGGGCGAAGAACCCTCGGGCGGAGGGCCCAGGGGGCAGGG CGAGAGAGTGACGCGAtggggggagaggcggagctgctgtccgcgccgccgttgTCGCCGCGCTACTCACGCGCCCGATCGCCGGCGCACCTCTCCACCTCTTCGCCTGTgctgccgcgtctcgtcGCGTCTCCGGGCGGTgccacggaggcggcggcagagcggGCGGAAGACCTCGCGCGAAACGGGGAGTGGAGACGCGAAGGGTGCGAGTCGAGCAGCGCGGAAggctggagagacgcggccggtgctgctgcctctgcaggcggcggcgtgcacaCACCCCGGTCGCCGGGggtcgacgcagagacagcggaggacgcagagaggtgTTCTGTACGAAGGCAGATACCGTTTTTGGCCCCCGCTAAAGCTCTCCAGGGCGCGGAGCAGGCTGCACCAGCGTatttcctctctcctgcgccggACGGCTGCCTGGCGTGcgaagggaggcgaggcgccgggagTGAGAGCGAcagggagggagagagggtatacgcgcgcccgacgcctggaaggcgcggcagcagcggagaggggGCAAAGTCTTTTGGCTTTTCCCagtgcgcagcagaggccgcgctctCTTCCACGTGCGCACTCGGGGGGCGAGCGGATGAGGAGACACCGCACAAGGAtgaggctgcagctgccggtGAGGCTCCaaactgcagcggcgcgtcgccgttccaagccgccgcagacgacgcgtgcgcagagcGCTGCGAGGGatcagaggaggcgcagacggtGGTGCCTGTCGGCGCGGAACTGGCACCAACCGTGTTTGTTCCGCTTCCAGGATTTGAAGATGGGGCCGAGGAGAACGCGGCTCCGGTGCTTTATCCCTTCTTTTATCCTGACCTATCCTACTTGGAAATCATCTCCGCAGTGCGGCTCCACCCCCATATCCTTCCCTTGCTGCaaggcgtcgcctccgcccagTACGAGGACTAG